One stretch of Candidatus Binatia bacterium DNA includes these proteins:
- the gshB gene encoding glutathione synthetase produces MRVLFVLDPLDQLQLETETSLLLAQEFRQRGHETWYAHEGDLWVTDRGVWVSARELYVESSGTPRAGACTRGRVADFALVLMRQDPPVDAAYRFAAQALELAASEVMVVNSPAAVLSWNEKLLPLQFPEYCPPTLVSTRLEEMLDFVRDVGRAVVKPISECSGRGIHIVHAGNAAEAIAATMARYPGEPVVLQRYLPEVVHGDKRIFLAGPTVVGAVNRIPAGPERLANIHQGARVEATALSAREEEIARVAGDFLCARGIWLAGLDVIGGLLTEVNITSPSALRQINAVTGRRNEVVVVDVLERLALGERFSTAPPGRTDTAHTG; encoded by the coding sequence GTTCGTCCTCGACCCGCTCGATCAACTCCAACTGGAAACGGAGACCTCCTTGCTGCTGGCGCAAGAGTTTCGGCAGCGGGGGCACGAAACGTGGTATGCCCACGAAGGGGATCTTTGGGTGACCGACCGTGGTGTGTGGGTGTCTGCCCGGGAGCTGTACGTGGAATCCTCGGGCACTCCTCGTGCAGGTGCCTGCACCCGAGGTCGCGTCGCCGATTTCGCGCTCGTGCTGATGCGTCAAGATCCTCCGGTAGACGCGGCCTACCGTTTCGCGGCCCAGGCGCTGGAACTTGCCGCTTCGGAAGTGATGGTCGTGAATTCGCCAGCGGCCGTTTTGTCTTGGAACGAAAAGCTACTCCCCCTCCAATTCCCGGAGTACTGCCCTCCCACGCTGGTGAGTACGCGACTCGAAGAAATGCTGGACTTTGTCCGCGACGTGGGGAGGGCTGTTGTCAAACCGATTTCGGAGTGTAGCGGTAGAGGCATTCATATTGTCCATGCGGGCAACGCGGCCGAGGCCATCGCAGCAACCATGGCACGGTATCCGGGAGAGCCGGTGGTGTTACAGCGTTATCTCCCAGAGGTCGTGCACGGCGACAAGCGAATATTCCTCGCCGGCCCCACGGTCGTGGGTGCCGTCAACCGCATTCCAGCGGGACCGGAGCGTTTAGCCAACATTCATCAAGGCGCGCGGGTGGAGGCGACGGCATTGAGTGCGCGCGAGGAAGAAATTGCTCGCGTCGCCGGCGATTTCTTGTGCGCGCGCGGGATTTGGCTGGCAGGTTTGGACGTCATTGGCGGACTGCTCACGGAAGTGAACATCACCAGCCCATCCGCGCTACGACAGATCAATGCAGTGACCGGGCGGCGCAACGAGGTTGTCGTCGTGGATGTGCTCGAACGACTGGCGCTGGGGGAAAGGTTTTCGACCGCTCCGCCAGGCCGCACGGATACGGCACACACTGGTTGA
- a CDS encoding sugar transporter — translation MTTTTTPERQLLPHQKALYATGDFTINAALNALAFVFTAYFLVHVAELRPALAGLVPMIGRAVDAFTDPLMGRISDQTRWRWGRRRPYFLLGALPFGLSFALLWTPAPFSQEGWRFAYYTVLYCCLTTAMTVLAIPYLALQPEMATSYDDRTALNTYRSAGAILGVFAAISIRPLAQLLGGGPEGFQRVGMILGLMFALPWFVVYRVSFERPEFRSRAETTSFFRGLVEVLGHPNFRRLLAVFLFSRLATDVISTLLILYFTHWLGRSYDFERGMTIFLVAVVLALPLWLAVARRTEKTTLFALGASIWAAVQLLLLFVEPEWPRGLLFVLMLVAGCGYAAVDVMPWSMLGEVIDEDELRTGQRREGLYNGVFTFVRKLAGATGVFLVLALLDLIGFHGNAAATDSPRQAIRWLAGLAPLLFLSLGIFAASRYPLTRTRHREILAQLWKRRAASGARTPPDRRARST, via the coding sequence ATGACAACGACCACCACGCCCGAGCGCCAACTGCTTCCCCACCAAAAGGCACTCTACGCAACCGGTGATTTCACCATCAATGCCGCTCTCAACGCATTAGCCTTCGTGTTCACGGCCTATTTTCTGGTCCACGTGGCGGAACTCCGACCGGCCCTCGCTGGGCTCGTGCCCATGATCGGGCGTGCGGTAGATGCCTTCACGGATCCTCTGATGGGCCGGATTTCCGACCAAACGCGCTGGCGCTGGGGCCGGCGTCGTCCCTACTTCCTTCTCGGGGCCCTCCCGTTTGGTTTGTCCTTCGCGTTGCTGTGGACCCCCGCACCGTTCAGCCAAGAAGGGTGGCGCTTTGCGTACTACACCGTGCTCTACTGCTGCTTGACCACCGCCATGACGGTGCTGGCCATTCCTTACTTGGCTCTGCAACCGGAGATGGCCACGAGTTACGATGACCGTACGGCACTCAACACGTACCGTTCGGCTGGAGCGATCCTGGGCGTGTTTGCGGCCATTTCGATACGGCCACTCGCCCAATTGCTCGGGGGTGGACCCGAGGGCTTCCAACGGGTCGGCATGATCCTGGGGTTGATGTTCGCGCTTCCCTGGTTCGTGGTGTATCGCGTGAGTTTCGAACGCCCGGAGTTTCGCAGCCGCGCAGAGACGACATCGTTTTTCCGCGGCTTGGTCGAGGTTCTCGGACATCCGAACTTTCGCCGCCTGTTGGCCGTGTTTCTGTTCAGCCGACTGGCGACCGATGTGATTAGCACCTTGCTGATTCTCTACTTCACCCATTGGTTGGGGCGTTCGTACGACTTCGAGCGCGGGATGACGATCTTCCTCGTCGCGGTGGTACTTGCGCTGCCGCTTTGGCTCGCCGTTGCACGCCGAACCGAGAAAACCACGCTTTTCGCCCTGGGAGCCAGCATCTGGGCGGCGGTGCAATTGCTGCTCCTGTTCGTGGAGCCCGAATGGCCCAGAGGGCTCCTTTTCGTCCTGATGCTCGTCGCCGGGTGCGGCTATGCGGCGGTGGACGTAATGCCGTGGTCCATGCTGGGCGAAGTCATCGATGAAGACGAACTCCGCACCGGACAACGACGCGAGGGGCTCTATAACGGTGTGTTCACGTTTGTCCGCAAGCTGGCTGGAGCCACCGGAGTGTTCTTGGTTTTGGCCTTGCTCGACCTGATCGGCTTCCACGGGAACGCCGCGGCAACCGACTCTCCACGCCAAGCCATTCGCTGGCTCGCCGGACTCGCACCGCTACTTTTCCTGAGCCTCGGGATTTTTGCCGCTTCGCGGTACCCGCTGACACGCACCCGTCACCGTGAAATCCTCGCGCAACTGTGGAAGCGGCGTGCTGCGAGTGGAGCTCGCACACCACCCGATCGGCGCGCACGGTCCACTTAA
- the ilvB gene encoding acetolactate synthase: MPTTKPSRAVQRLRTEATHRADVAHPPHPRAGAEMTNADAIVQVLADEGVDTVFGYSGGAILPTYDAIFRYNEEHKDREIRLIVPATEQGAGFMAAGYARSSGRVGVFIVTSGPGATNSVTPIRDCQADSVPVVLITGQVPRVAMGTDAFQEAPVFNIMSACAKHVFLVTDETKVEATIRTAFRIARSGRPGPVVVDIPRDVQLTKTTFRGNGILRLRGYDERLAALEASTLSARDAEAFFRLLGSSERPLLYVGGGVIHANAAPELRAFVERFGIPVVTTLMGIGAYDTSAELSLRMLGMHGTAYANYAVEDCDFLFAIGSRFDDRVAGKVKEFAPGAKIAHLDIDASEIGKVKHVDWAHVADAKRGLQQLLEAGRDFKKDFSRWRAYVLELKRKYPLNWNRESPRIQAEFVLSTLNEITRGEAIVSTGVGQHQMWAAQYLDFHRPRTWLTSGSMGTMGFGLPAAIGAQLANPGALVIDVDGDGSLRMNLGELETLTTYDIPVKVLLLNNLGDGMVRQWQDLFYANRYSGSDKSLHKKDFVRAAEADGFSFAKRITEIAEVRPALEEFLRYPGPALLEVMVDPNAHVYPMVGPGMGYKDMITGKFIPSRDKGPKTTETPPGYF, from the coding sequence ATGCCGACAACGAAGCCCTCTCGAGCCGTGCAACGGTTGCGTACGGAAGCAACGCACCGCGCCGACGTTGCGCACCCCCCGCATCCGCGTGCGGGTGCGGAGATGACCAACGCCGATGCCATCGTACAGGTACTGGCCGACGAGGGCGTAGATACAGTGTTCGGGTACAGCGGGGGAGCGATTTTACCCACGTACGATGCGATTTTCCGTTACAACGAAGAACACAAAGATCGAGAGATCCGGTTGATCGTACCGGCCACGGAGCAAGGGGCCGGGTTTATGGCCGCGGGATACGCGCGCTCCAGCGGACGCGTCGGGGTGTTCATCGTGACTTCCGGCCCGGGTGCAACGAATTCCGTCACCCCGATCCGCGATTGCCAGGCGGACTCCGTGCCGGTGGTCTTGATCACAGGGCAGGTTCCACGGGTGGCGATGGGGACCGATGCGTTCCAAGAAGCGCCCGTCTTCAACATTATGTCTGCCTGCGCCAAACATGTGTTTCTGGTGACCGACGAGACCAAGGTGGAAGCCACCATTCGTACCGCCTTCCGCATTGCTCGCAGCGGTCGGCCTGGTCCTGTGGTCGTGGACATTCCCCGCGACGTGCAACTGACCAAAACAACCTTCCGCGGCAACGGAATCTTGCGCTTGCGCGGATACGATGAACGTTTGGCGGCGCTGGAAGCCTCCACTTTGTCTGCACGCGACGCGGAAGCGTTTTTCCGCCTGCTGGGCAGTTCGGAGCGGCCGCTGCTGTACGTCGGCGGCGGCGTCATCCATGCCAATGCAGCCCCGGAATTGCGCGCGTTTGTGGAGCGATTCGGGATTCCCGTGGTCACCACCCTGATGGGCATTGGCGCTTACGACACCAGTGCCGAGTTGTCGCTTCGCATGCTGGGGATGCACGGCACTGCGTATGCGAACTATGCGGTGGAGGATTGCGATTTTCTCTTCGCTATCGGTTCGCGATTCGACGATCGCGTTGCGGGAAAAGTGAAGGAGTTTGCCCCCGGGGCGAAGATCGCACACCTGGACATCGATGCTTCGGAAATTGGCAAAGTGAAGCACGTGGACTGGGCGCACGTGGCCGACGCCAAACGAGGGCTGCAGCAATTGCTCGAAGCAGGGCGGGACTTCAAGAAGGACTTCAGCCGCTGGCGTGCCTATGTCCTGGAGCTCAAGCGCAAGTACCCGCTGAATTGGAACCGCGAGTCGCCTCGCATTCAGGCCGAGTTCGTGCTTTCGACGCTCAACGAAATCACCCGCGGCGAAGCGATCGTGTCCACTGGGGTGGGCCAGCATCAGATGTGGGCAGCGCAGTATTTGGATTTCCACCGGCCTCGGACGTGGCTGACCTCGGGAAGCATGGGCACGATGGGGTTTGGGCTACCGGCGGCGATCGGTGCGCAGCTCGCCAACCCGGGTGCCTTGGTGATCGACGTGGATGGCGACGGGAGCTTGCGGATGAACTTGGGCGAACTGGAAACGCTGACGACCTACGACATTCCGGTCAAGGTGTTGCTGCTGAACAACCTGGGAGACGGGATGGTGCGGCAGTGGCAGGACCTGTTTTATGCGAATCGCTACTCGGGTTCCGATAAGAGCCTGCACAAAAAGGACTTCGTGCGCGCTGCCGAGGCCGACGGTTTTTCGTTTGCCAAACGCATTACGGAAATTGCCGAGGTGCGGCCGGCGCTCGAGGAATTCCTGCGGTATCCCGGGCCTGCCCTCCTCGAAGTGATGGTGGATCCGAACGCACATGTGTACCCGATGGTCGGCCCGGGTATGGGCTACAAGGACATGATTACCGGCAAATTTATCCCGAGCCGAGACAAAGGCCCGAAAACGACAGAAACGCCTCCGGGATACTTTTAA
- a CDS encoding TetR family transcriptional regulator, translating into MARKTKARRIPVRVPQQARSRRTREEILKAAIACFESKGYDETTTAAIARKARIAVGTLYGYFPDKRAILLELLEATTKEIADYVVQSLDPSLWIGGNLRERVRSLIDVLFHTRRIQPGLQRILWERYFKDAEFRQAVEALENRVKEAMLRLFEVLASEGKLRVRDLPTAAFVIHAAVEWTTSRIILSGAEEHVDATAEAVADMLCRFLFWDEPQAEQAAPTSGEEQSRPQHVLELGHAETATARVDRDVPPEGGHLP; encoded by the coding sequence ATGGCACGAAAAACCAAGGCTCGACGCATTCCCGTTCGGGTGCCGCAACAAGCGCGAAGTCGCCGCACGCGCGAGGAGATCCTCAAGGCGGCCATAGCCTGCTTCGAGTCGAAAGGATACGACGAGACCACCACCGCGGCGATTGCGCGCAAAGCCCGTATCGCCGTGGGGACGCTGTATGGATACTTCCCGGACAAGCGGGCGATTTTACTCGAGCTGCTCGAAGCCACCACGAAGGAGATTGCCGACTACGTGGTGCAAAGTCTCGACCCTTCGTTGTGGATTGGCGGGAACTTGCGGGAGAGGGTGCGCTCCCTCATCGATGTTTTGTTTCACACCCGCCGCATTCAACCCGGACTCCAACGCATTTTGTGGGAGCGTTACTTCAAAGACGCGGAGTTTCGCCAAGCAGTCGAGGCGCTGGAAAATCGAGTCAAGGAAGCGATGCTTCGGCTGTTCGAGGTGTTGGCCTCCGAAGGAAAGTTGCGCGTGCGCGACCTTCCCACCGCAGCATTCGTGATTCACGCGGCCGTGGAATGGACGACGTCACGGATCATCCTGAGCGGAGCGGAAGAGCACGTAGATGCCACCGCAGAAGCTGTGGCGGACATGCTATGCCGCTTTTTGTTCTGGGACGAGCCTCAGGCGGAACAGGCGGCGCCAACAAGCGGCGAGGAGCAAAGCCGGCCGCAGCACGTTTTGGAGCTCGGTCATGCGGAAACCGCGACAGCCCGCGTGGACCGAGACGTCCCGCCGGAGGGCGGACACCTGCCATGA